AGTCCGCGCCAAAACTTGCGTTATACCTTTACCGTACTGGATGACCCTGGCGTGAATGCCTTCGCCCTGCCGGGCGGTTATGTCTATATTACCACTGGCCTGATGGCTTACCTGAATTCAGAGGCGGAACTGGCTGGCGTACTGGGGCATGAAATCGGCCACGTTTCCGCCCGTCACAATGTCAGCCAAGCCTCTTGGAGTGCGGTCGGTGGCATCCTGGCTTCCGTTGCAAGTGACAAGCTAGGCAATAAGGAACTGTTCAATACCATTGGCGAACTGGGTCTGACCCATTATAGCCGTAACCAGGAATTGGATGCTGACGGGTTGGGCGCGCAATTTCTTGCCCGTGCCGGTTACGACCCGGTTTATATGGCCAACGTGATTGCCACCCTGCAAGCCTACGATCAGTTTACCGGCGGCAGTTCCGACCCTTACCGTGACCTGTTTTCTACCCACCCGAATAATGACGTGCGTCTGCAACAGCTGATCAATCAAGCACGCCAGTACCAGCGCGGTGGGCGCGATCCTGGCCACGAATCCTATCTGCGCCAGACCGATGGCTTGCGCCTGCCGCTTGGCAATGGCGAAACCGTACAGGTACGCCTGATCACTACCCGCCCCGGTGACACTTTCGAGACAGTGGCGCAATCCAGCCGTTTGCGCAACAATGCGGCAATGCATCTGCGCGTATTCAATGGCATGTACCCCAATGGCGAGCCGCGCCCAGGGCAATTGATCAAGACCATCCAATAGAACAAACCAGCGCACCACAGTTCGCAAGCACTTTTTTAATCAAAGTTACCCAGCCGGAGGAGAAACCATGTCCACATTAAAAGAAGATGCGCTGAAATATCATGCGGAACCGCGCCCTGGCAAGATTGCCACCGAAATCACCAAACCGACCGTTACCCAGCGTGATTTGTCATTGGCCTACACACCGGGCGTAGCCGAACCGGTACGGGAAATCCACAAGGATCCGGAAGCTGCGTACCGCTACACCGGCAAGGGCAATCTGGTCGCGGTCATTTCCGACGGTTCCGCCGTGCTCGGCCTGGGCAATGTCGGCGCACTGGCGGGCAAACCGGTGATGGAAGGCAAGGGCGTATTGTTCAAGCGTTTCGCGGATGTGGACGTGTTCGACATCGAAGTCGCCACCCAGGACGTGGAAGAATTCATCACGGTCGTGAAGAACATCGCTGGCACCTTCGGCGGCATCAATCTGGAAGACATTTCCGCCCCCCGTTGTTTCGAGATCGAAAAGCGCCTACAGGAAATGCTCGACATCCCGGTTTTCCACGATGACCAGCACGGCACTGCCGTCATTATCGCTGCTGGCCTGATGAATGCGCTGGAAATCCAGGGCAAGCAACTGGCTGACGTGAACATTGTGTGCGTCGGCGCGGGCGCGGCGGGCATTGCCTCCATGAACCTGCTGGCTGCACTGGGGGCCAACCAGCAGAAACTGCTGATGGTGGATAGCAAGGGTGTACTGCATACCGGGCGCAGCGACCTGAACAGTTTCAAGCGCGATTATGCGGTGGAAACCGACAAACACACCTTGGCGGATGCTTGCCAGGGTGCGGATGTATTCATTGGCCTTTCCGGCCCTAATGTCATGAGCGTGGATATGCTCAACAGTATGGCGGCCAACCCGATTGTGTTTGCGCTGTCCAACCCAGATCCGGAAATTGCCCCGGCCACGGCACTGGCGGAGCGGGATGACTTGCTAATGGCAACAGGGCGCAGCGATTACCCCAACCAGATCAACAATGTGTTGGGTTTCCCGTTCCTGTTCCGTGGGGCGCTGGATGT
The sequence above is drawn from the Thiothrix nivea DSM 5205 genome and encodes:
- a CDS encoding M48 family metalloprotease, which encodes MRLTNFFPRLLLASVAVVAGCSANPVTGEKQLALMSESEEVQAGQQAHQEILAQNPPYRDAALQAYVSRVGQMMAAQSPRQNLRYTFTVLDDPGVNAFALPGGYVYITTGLMAYLNSEAELAGVLGHEIGHVSARHNVSQASWSAVGGILASVASDKLGNKELFNTIGELGLTHYSRNQELDADGLGAQFLARAGYDPVYMANVIATLQAYDQFTGGSSDPYRDLFSTHPNNDVRLQQLINQARQYQRGGRDPGHESYLRQTDGLRLPLGNGETVQVRLITTRPGDTFETVAQSSRLRNNAAMHLRVFNGMYPNGEPRPGQLIKTIQ
- a CDS encoding malic enzyme-like NAD(P)-binding protein, which encodes MSTLKEDALKYHAEPRPGKIATEITKPTVTQRDLSLAYTPGVAEPVREIHKDPEAAYRYTGKGNLVAVISDGSAVLGLGNVGALAGKPVMEGKGVLFKRFADVDVFDIEVATQDVEEFITVVKNIAGTFGGINLEDISAPRCFEIEKRLQEMLDIPVFHDDQHGTAVIIAAGLMNALEIQGKQLADVNIVCVGAGAAGIASMNLLAALGANQQKLLMVDSKGVLHTGRSDLNSFKRDYAVETDKHTLADACQGADVFIGLSGPNVMSVDMLNSMAANPIVFALSNPDPEIAPATALAERDDLLMATGRSDYPNQINNVLGFPFLFRGALDVRARCINTDMLKAAVYALAELAREPVPPEVLAAYSLDSLAFGKDYIIPKPFDPRLRERVPTAVAKAAVDSGVARLPL